In Bacteriovorax stolpii, a single genomic region encodes these proteins:
- the rfaD gene encoding ADP-glyceromanno-heptose 6-epimerase, with amino-acid sequence MILITGGAGFIGSVLAKQLNQLGHTDLVIVDKLEDSIKWKNLRGIKYLEYIHADELFGGDYDDLIAETDLIFHMGACSATTEKNMDFLMKNNVAYTQALWRFAATKNIPFIYASSAATYGDGELGYSDDHGMIPKLMPLNPYGYSKQLVDEWVLKEEQKPDHWFGLKFFNVYGPNEYHKDDMKSLVCKAHEQIKSNGKVKLFKSHRPDFKDGEQLRDFIYVKDVVRAMIELADPDKAEFSGIYNLGAGKARSFHDLVKATFSAMNVPANIEFIDMPESIRNQYQYYTQADTTKLMKAIPEFQFTSLEDGVRDYVQNYLMKANPHC; translated from the coding sequence ATGATTTTAATTACCGGAGGCGCAGGCTTCATTGGAAGTGTGCTGGCAAAACAATTAAATCAACTGGGTCACACCGATCTTGTGATCGTCGATAAACTTGAAGACAGCATTAAATGGAAAAACCTTCGCGGGATTAAATACCTTGAGTACATTCATGCCGATGAACTTTTCGGCGGTGACTATGACGATTTAATCGCTGAGACTGATTTGATTTTTCACATGGGAGCTTGTTCAGCGACAACTGAAAAGAACATGGACTTCCTGATGAAAAACAACGTGGCCTACACTCAGGCCCTGTGGCGTTTTGCCGCTACTAAAAACATTCCATTCATCTACGCAAGCTCTGCGGCGACTTACGGTGATGGCGAGTTAGGTTATAGTGATGACCACGGCATGATCCCAAAACTAATGCCGTTAAACCCATACGGTTACTCAAAGCAATTAGTAGACGAGTGGGTATTAAAAGAAGAACAAAAACCAGATCACTGGTTTGGCCTAAAATTCTTTAACGTGTATGGCCCCAATGAGTATCACAAAGACGATATGAAATCGTTAGTGTGTAAGGCCCACGAACAAATTAAGTCTAATGGAAAAGTAAAACTCTTCAAATCTCACCGCCCGGATTTTAAAGACGGTGAACAACTAAGAGACTTCATTTACGTTAAAGACGTTGTCCGCGCGATGATTGAATTAGCAGACCCGGATAAGGCCGAGTTCTCAGGAATTTATAACCTGGGGGCAGGCAAGGCGAGAAGCTTCCACGATTTAGTGAAGGCGACTTTTTCTGCGATGAATGTTCCGGCCAATATCGAGTTTATTGATATGCCTGAATCAATCCGCAACCAATACCAGTACTACACTCAGGCCGATACAACGAAATTAATGAAGGCCATTCCAGAATTTCAGTTTACTTCGCTTGAAGATGGAGTGCGCGATTATGTTCAGAACTATCTGATGAAGGCAAACCCTCACTGCTAA
- a CDS encoding flagellar basal body-associated FliL family protein has product MTGKKLVDMILLGVMVLATLAVVGLFYYTEKVYKKPPIDEAAMKAELLNTVDSKAIPTFFKVDKMTISLVPKNEAANSRMRWLEVEMHLVLFEAKDLDEVKAYLPMVQDRIIDITSKMGADELNSLSGKILLEDRLKREINKSMKRPVVKNIFFASFIVQ; this is encoded by the coding sequence ATGACCGGTAAAAAACTCGTAGACATGATTCTCTTAGGCGTAATGGTTCTGGCAACACTCGCTGTTGTTGGTCTCTTCTATTACACTGAAAAAGTCTATAAGAAGCCACCTATTGATGAGGCTGCTATGAAAGCTGAGCTTCTGAACACAGTGGACTCTAAGGCCATCCCAACCTTCTTTAAAGTCGACAAGATGACGATCAGCTTAGTTCCAAAAAACGAAGCGGCCAACTCGCGCATGAGATGGTTAGAAGTAGAAATGCACTTAGTGCTTTTTGAGGCCAAAGATTTGGATGAAGTGAAAGCTTATCTGCCAATGGTTCAAGACCGTATCATCGACATCACTTCAAAAATGGGAGCTGATGAACTTAACTCGCTTTCTGGAAAAATTCTTTTAGAGGATAGATTGAAGAGAGAGATTAACAAGTCGATGAAGAGACCTGTCGTAAAAAACATATTCTTTGCAAGTTTCATTGTTCAGTAA
- the mce gene encoding methylmalonyl-CoA epimerase: MFNKDCYLDHVAIAVSNLDRAQKVWEDLGLTFNPVREEVPSQQVTTAFAHVDEHAHIELVCPINGEGPIQKFIEKNGEGIHHMSFMVPDVAKKTEEMIANGYKMIYEKPVPGANNCLVNFVHPKSTGGVLIEIATKQS, translated from the coding sequence ATGTTTAATAAAGACTGTTATCTAGATCACGTGGCCATTGCTGTCTCCAACTTAGACCGCGCTCAAAAAGTGTGGGAAGACCTGGGCCTTACTTTTAATCCTGTAAGAGAAGAAGTTCCTTCACAACAAGTGACAACAGCGTTTGCTCACGTCGACGAGCACGCTCATATCGAGTTGGTGTGTCCGATTAACGGCGAAGGGCCAATTCAGAAATTCATCGAAAAAAATGGGGAAGGAATTCACCACATGAGTTTTATGGTTCCTGATGTGGCGAAAAAAACCGAAGAGATGATAGCGAACGGTTACAAAATGATTTATGAAAAACCAGTTCCTGGTGCGAATAATTGCCTGGTGAATTTTGTTCACCCAAAATCAACTGGTGGTGTTTTAATTGAAATCGCCACAAAACAATCTTAG
- the tatC gene encoding twin-arginine translocase subunit TatC, protein MSFWEHVEELRKVIMRIVYILVASFVVTTYFVDDITEWLLKPIRHSLAETHSGTLVYHSIFEKAWVQVDVAIWWAIMFSSPFWFYQVWSFIRPGLHEHEVRAVKPFMIIGWILFVCGMAFGYYVAFPAVFNFLSSVGVGDIQANINLRDYVSTSSQILVFLGFIFQVPNILLILGFMGIVTKQSLRALRRYIYVGLAVFAAIASPPDVISMLAVWIPCCALFEIGVLLVAWVVHPYLHRHHMKDHK, encoded by the coding sequence ATGAGTTTTTGGGAACACGTGGAAGAGCTCCGCAAAGTTATTATGCGGATTGTTTATATTTTAGTGGCATCGTTCGTTGTCACGACTTATTTTGTCGACGATATCACCGAGTGGCTTTTAAAACCAATTCGTCACTCTCTGGCAGAAACCCACTCGGGGACTCTGGTTTATCACAGCATTTTTGAGAAAGCGTGGGTTCAGGTAGATGTTGCTATCTGGTGGGCCATTATGTTTTCTTCTCCGTTTTGGTTTTACCAAGTCTGGAGTTTTATCAGACCAGGTCTACATGAGCACGAAGTCCGCGCCGTTAAGCCTTTTATGATTATCGGCTGGATCCTCTTTGTTTGCGGGATGGCCTTTGGTTATTATGTTGCTTTCCCTGCTGTGTTTAATTTCTTATCAAGCGTTGGCGTCGGAGACATTCAGGCCAACATTAATTTGCGTGATTATGTTTCAACATCAAGTCAGATTTTGGTGTTCTTAGGATTTATTTTTCAGGTTCCAAACATTCTACTTATTTTAGGATTTATGGGGATTGTAACTAAACAATCTCTGCGCGCGCTTCGCCGCTATATCTACGTGGGGCTAGCTGTGTTTGCAGCGATCGCTTCTCCACCAGATGTTATCTCAATGCTTGCTGTATGGATTCCATGTTGTGCTCTGTTTGAAATCGGAGTGCTTTTAGTGGCGTGGGTTGTCCATCCGTATTTACACCGCCACCACATGAAGGATCACAAATGA
- a CDS encoding YiiX/YebB-like N1pC/P60 family cysteine hydrolase, with product MRAISLVILTVAMLYNVKVQASTDQFSIRPVPASEIDKAAHLDDGHLEISGIHQLENFDLEIDHIEIKKKNPLKDIDENLIHYTELMRIFERFRVYNVELSLKFLEKIQKNNTFSGDDLYLIKRTFDVFYKINSKMMEFGDLYQFKASTMSKTFSAPEIKLPMVKAHLIWLSSNLMVIDNMQEVHKILYQEDGGLRRIIKNTIGDKKIDAEGEKKLKSLTEQINRAVETVENSKFFQQVNLVRSIAVDLKNTLEGDTNAIGLLDEIMSNRSSIEISQGRREFKLSAFGLNDAIIGFFNKITNFLSGFFGNIAGSIHWRKGYLYENQSALEIATKGLRPMDIILEKSPFVLTDKLIPGHYGHVALYLGTKAQLDEIGMWNHPSIVPYQEDIEKGKTILEAVRPGVRLNTIKEFMNIDEFTVVRKLDGLMSPIQISEQITRGLDQMGKSYDFNFDISTLDKIVCSELIYIVFGHVNWPTRYRIGRPTITPDDIGEVLFQKNTRFKMTDYMLSTQRHRIEMENIGHLADIYEYEMRASNGEEIKDPQDPTNSFWKKETKCYMVSESTQPGPLREEATKVRQCKTTYKEYYYEEVGI from the coding sequence ATGAGGGCAATCAGCTTAGTTATACTAACAGTCGCTATGCTTTACAATGTTAAAGTACAAGCTTCCACTGATCAATTTAGCATCAGACCTGTTCCCGCGTCTGAAATCGACAAGGCGGCCCATCTGGATGATGGTCACCTGGAGATTTCCGGCATTCACCAATTGGAAAATTTTGATCTGGAAATAGATCATATTGAGATCAAGAAGAAAAACCCGCTTAAGGACATTGACGAGAACTTGATTCATTATACGGAACTAATGCGCATTTTTGAGCGCTTTAGAGTGTATAATGTCGAGCTGTCGTTGAAGTTTCTGGAAAAGATCCAAAAGAACAATACATTTTCCGGCGATGATCTTTATTTAATCAAACGCACTTTTGATGTCTTTTACAAAATCAACTCTAAGATGATGGAGTTCGGCGATCTTTACCAATTTAAAGCGTCGACAATGTCTAAGACTTTTTCCGCTCCTGAAATAAAACTTCCTATGGTGAAGGCCCACCTTATCTGGCTTTCTTCAAACCTGATGGTGATCGATAATATGCAGGAAGTTCACAAGATCCTTTATCAGGAAGACGGTGGCCTAAGACGCATTATCAAGAATACCATCGGCGATAAAAAAATCGATGCCGAAGGTGAAAAGAAATTAAAGAGCTTAACTGAGCAAATTAACCGCGCAGTCGAAACAGTAGAAAACAGCAAGTTTTTCCAACAGGTCAACTTAGTGCGCTCCATCGCTGTAGACTTAAAAAACACTCTGGAAGGAGACACAAATGCCATAGGCCTGCTAGATGAAATCATGAGCAACCGCTCCTCTATTGAAATCTCTCAAGGAAGGCGCGAGTTTAAACTCTCGGCCTTTGGATTAAATGATGCCATTATCGGCTTCTTTAACAAGATCACCAATTTTCTAAGTGGATTCTTCGGCAATATCGCCGGCAGTATTCATTGGAGAAAGGGATACCTTTACGAAAATCAAAGCGCTCTGGAAATTGCAACCAAGGGCCTTAGACCAATGGATATCATCTTAGAAAAGAGCCCATTTGTCTTAACTGATAAACTTATTCCCGGGCACTACGGCCACGTGGCACTTTACCTCGGGACCAAAGCTCAGTTGGATGAAATCGGAATGTGGAATCACCCATCGATTGTTCCTTATCAGGAAGACATTGAGAAAGGAAAAACGATCCTGGAAGCTGTTCGTCCGGGTGTTCGCCTAAACACAATTAAAGAATTTATGAATATCGATGAATTCACAGTTGTGAGAAAACTCGATGGCCTGATGTCGCCGATTCAAATCTCGGAGCAAATCACCCGCGGTCTGGATCAGATGGGAAAAAGTTACGATTTTAACTTCGATATCTCGACTCTCGATAAAATCGTTTGTTCGGAGCTCATCTACATCGTTTTTGGCCACGTCAACTGGCCGACACGCTACCGTATTGGAAGACCGACGATCACTCCTGACGATATTGGAGAAGTCCTTTTCCAAAAGAATACCCGATTCAAGATGACTGACTATATGCTTTCGACTCAGCGTCATAGAATCGAAATGGAGAATATTGGTCACCTGGCCGATATTTACGAATACGAAATGAGAGCTTCTAACGGGGAAGAAATCAAGGACCCTCAAGATCCTACGAATAGCTTCTGGAAAAAAGAGACAAAGTGCTATATGGTTTCAGAGTCAACCCAACCTGGCCCGCTCCGCGAAGAGGCCACTAAAGTTCGTCAGTGCAAGACGACCTATAAAGAATATTACTATGAAGAAGTGGGAATCTAA
- a CDS encoding (2Fe-2S)-binding protein — MMEGAAFFNAKATTKDISLFLDIDSKRDVIKEFHFDGPCASLYKAEMEELKMHTQGKTLEEVKGITRASLMFETRLTDGHKAVTSTGLWLLREAIASYMGESRFFKEDRDLLCLCFSVTKRDIVQKVLNNRDFELKTLLQETMATSACGSCRGPILTLIEETRNAHGMIKGLDHSRSRFDKDGNWIKIAGHYPGPLLIKLDELKDEWMKREGIVDQFSIELVNIEGFHISVKINSTNEKTVSGLLSALTDFWKSKLGILFFLQSV; from the coding sequence ATGATGGAAGGAGCGGCATTCTTTAATGCGAAGGCCACGACCAAAGATATCAGTCTTTTTTTAGACATCGACTCTAAACGCGATGTCATCAAAGAGTTCCATTTCGACGGGCCTTGCGCTTCTTTATATAAGGCCGAAATGGAAGAGCTCAAAATGCACACCCAGGGAAAAACCCTGGAAGAAGTAAAGGGCATTACGCGCGCTTCATTGATGTTTGAGACCAGATTAACTGACGGGCATAAGGCCGTGACTTCTACAGGGCTATGGCTTTTACGTGAGGCCATTGCTTCTTATATGGGAGAGTCGCGCTTCTTTAAGGAAGACCGCGATCTTTTATGCCTATGCTTTTCCGTCACTAAAAGAGACATCGTTCAGAAAGTTCTTAACAACCGCGACTTTGAATTAAAAACTCTATTACAAGAGACGATGGCCACTAGTGCCTGCGGAAGTTGTAGAGGGCCGATTCTGACGTTGATTGAAGAAACTAGAAATGCGCATGGAATGATTAAAGGACTCGATCACTCGAGGTCTAGGTTTGATAAAGATGGAAACTGGATTAAAATCGCAGGCCATTATCCGGGGCCACTGCTGATTAAGCTGGATGAGTTAAAAGATGAATGGATGAAGCGCGAAGGGATCGTTGATCAATTCAGCATTGAGCTCGTCAACATCGAGGGTTTTCATATCAGTGTGAAAATCAATTCTACCAATGAAAAAACAGTCAGTGGGCTTCTGTCTGCACTAACTGACTTTTGGAAATCAAAGTTGGGAATTTTGTTTTTTCTTCAGAGCGTTTAA
- a CDS encoding TraR/DksA family transcriptional regulator produces the protein MNAEMMKQFENLFIELKKNTLNEMKMIDPVLEKGDEVDLSSEDRQRALELKLLGRQNFMLKKIDNALFKIKNGTFGICEECDGEIEMNRLRARPVATQCIACKEEEERNEGQMLYEKRSHTHGKTLGGNVIQMRSHAQDLETVLAGNSEF, from the coding sequence ATGAACGCTGAAATGATGAAACAATTTGAAAACCTTTTCATTGAACTTAAGAAGAACACACTTAACGAAATGAAAATGATTGATCCTGTCCTTGAAAAAGGTGATGAAGTGGATCTATCTTCAGAGGATCGTCAAAGAGCACTAGAGCTAAAACTTCTAGGAAGACAAAACTTCATGCTTAAGAAAATTGACAATGCTTTATTTAAAATTAAAAACGGCACATTTGGAATTTGTGAAGAGTGTGACGGTGAAATTGAAATGAACAGACTTCGTGCCCGTCCAGTAGCAACTCAATGTATTGCTTGTAAGGAAGAGGAAGAAAGAAACGAAGGTCAAATGCTGTATGAGAAACGCTCTCACACTCACGGAAAAACTCTTGGTGGAAACGTGATTCAAATGCGCTCTCACGCTCAGGACTTAGAGACTGTTTTGGCCGGCAATTCAGAGTTCTAA
- a CDS encoding FHA domain-containing protein gives MAFILVISRPDMPEVKKEITVDRKLVLGNSLYCDVVLEDKTIASMQCEILPVKTGHIVAKNLDLKKEVHLNQLRLKRSALKLDDTLKIGPFVLKIDPTKLTPEELAIINTEYEEFV, from the coding sequence ATGGCCTTCATTCTCGTCATTTCACGCCCGGACATGCCGGAAGTAAAAAAAGAAATCACTGTGGACAGAAAACTAGTCCTGGGGAATTCTCTTTATTGTGATGTCGTACTTGAAGATAAAACTATTGCGAGTATGCAGTGTGAAATTCTACCGGTGAAGACGGGACACATTGTCGCCAAGAACCTGGACTTGAAAAAAGAAGTGCACCTCAATCAGCTGCGCTTAAAGCGCTCGGCCCTAAAGCTCGATGACACGTTAAAGATTGGGCCTTTTGTCTTGAAGATTGATCCAACCAAACTCACTCCTGAAGAGCTGGCGATCATCAACACAGAATACGAAGAATTCGTTTAG
- the map gene encoding type I methionyl aminopeptidase — MITIKSSREIELMRATGRLAAQTLEYIGPFVVPGVSTEELDKLCHDFIVNNGAYPSCLNYHGFPKSVCTSINEVICHGIPRKDEILKDGDILNIDVTTYLNKFHGDTNKTFLVGNVSPEVKKLVDVTYECTREGIKTVRPGGRIGDIGAVIQEIAHSHGYSVVEDYCGHGIGRDFHEAPQVVHVGKKGTGPEMKPGMTFTIEPMINLGKKEGRVLKDGWTVVTRDKKWSAQFEHTILVTPDGFEILTLRSDEPKDWP; from the coding sequence ATGATTACTATTAAATCTTCACGAGAAATTGAATTAATGAGGGCCACTGGTCGCTTAGCGGCACAAACCCTTGAGTATATTGGGCCTTTCGTGGTTCCAGGTGTTAGCACCGAGGAATTAGATAAGCTTTGTCATGATTTTATCGTCAACAATGGGGCCTACCCATCTTGCCTTAACTACCATGGCTTCCCTAAGTCGGTTTGTACTTCAATCAATGAAGTTATCTGCCACGGGATTCCGAGAAAAGATGAAATTCTTAAAGATGGCGACATCTTAAATATCGACGTTACAACCTACCTTAATAAATTTCACGGAGACACCAACAAGACGTTCTTAGTTGGAAATGTTTCTCCGGAAGTTAAAAAGCTAGTCGACGTCACTTATGAGTGTACTAGAGAAGGGATCAAGACCGTTCGCCCAGGCGGACGTATCGGTGATATCGGAGCGGTTATTCAAGAGATCGCGCACTCGCACGGCTACTCAGTGGTTGAAGACTACTGCGGACATGGAATAGGCCGCGATTTCCACGAAGCTCCACAAGTTGTTCACGTTGGTAAAAAAGGAACTGGCCCGGAAATGAAACCGGGAATGACTTTCACCATTGAGCCCATGATCAACCTGGGGAAAAAAGAAGGCCGCGTGCTAAAAGATGGCTGGACTGTTGTAACCAGAGATAAAAAATGGTCGGCACAGTTTGAACATACAATTCTGGTGACACCAGACGGATTTGAGATTCTGACTCTTAGATCTGATGAGCCGAAAGACTGGCCATGA
- a CDS encoding FliG C-terminal domain-containing protein, which translates to MAMFQGGIKAAAKMLAGLSKAAREKVLETISKKDPQMAEALHKSMYTFDDLQYLTPMMLIELLRSVKVADMGLALRIAAPALKEHVLKNTPRVMRQEIEEILMGPPQLASKVEEAQERIMAIVREKIDKGQLIINKDSSETLV; encoded by the coding sequence ATGGCAATGTTTCAAGGTGGAATCAAAGCTGCTGCAAAAATGCTGGCCGGACTTTCAAAGGCCGCAAGGGAAAAAGTTTTAGAAACGATTTCTAAAAAAGACCCACAGATGGCCGAAGCTCTTCATAAAAGCATGTACACTTTTGATGATCTTCAGTACCTGACTCCAATGATGCTGATTGAGCTTCTTCGTTCAGTTAAGGTCGCAGACATGGGACTGGCGCTAAGAATTGCAGCTCCTGCTCTAAAAGAGCACGTCTTAAAAAACACTCCGCGAGTGATGAGACAAGAGATCGAAGAAATCCTGATGGGGCCGCCACAGCTCGCAAGTAAAGTGGAAGAGGCGCAGGAGAGAATCATGGCGATTGTGCGCGAGAAGATTGATAAAGGTCAGTTGATCATTAATAAGGATTCTTCAGAGACATTAGTTTAA
- the htpG gene encoding molecular chaperone HtpG, with translation MTSRKGTISVNTNDIFPIIKKWLYSEHDIFLRELVANATDAITKRATLARTQNQEIPTGKITVSVDKAAKTISIEDNGLGMTEAEVEKYIAQLAFSGAEEFVQKMKSEGNTPGNDIIGKFGLGFYSAFMVSNRVEVESLSMNAGSTPTKWVCEGETDYTFEASTKSDVGTKITLHINAESEEFLNAWKVSSTLKKFCDFMPYEIFVKDAEAKEESAHPGVINETQPIWKKDPSTLKDEDYKEFYRKQFPMDGEPLFWIHLKVDHPFTLDGVLFFPKLNPNKPFNESNIKLYNKQVFVSNNVKDIVPEFLSLLKGSIDSSDIPLNVSRSSLQGDPNIKKISNYVIKKVAESLKKLFNNDRARYETIWEDIQLFLKYGAISDNKFDEMMRDFVIFKNSDNKYVTLKEYTASIPEAYKTKMEGKVLYFEKGKSDYALRRELLSQGLQALETESYIDPHFTQHVEFTKLGDATYKFVSVDSEIASLLEQDATTDSDIKVKDLFTDILIGKTENKTEEEEDLDSLNHGGLKDIEIVKIKNSKAPAYFKVDEQMKRMNQMAKNMGNDSMFPVKKTLVINPGSPLIQNALKLHEKGNDALVKKIAHHVEDLAHISSEGLKHEDREAFVARTQELMQELTNLAL, from the coding sequence ATGACATCACGCAAAGGAACGATTAGCGTTAACACAAACGACATTTTTCCTATCATTAAAAAGTGGCTTTACTCTGAACACGATATTTTCCTAAGAGAGCTAGTGGCCAACGCGACTGACGCAATTACCAAAAGGGCCACTCTGGCACGCACTCAAAACCAAGAGATCCCTACAGGGAAGATCACGGTTAGCGTTGATAAAGCTGCTAAAACAATTTCAATCGAAGACAACGGTCTGGGAATGACCGAAGCTGAAGTCGAAAAGTATATCGCTCAACTGGCCTTCTCTGGTGCGGAAGAGTTCGTGCAAAAAATGAAATCGGAAGGAAACACTCCAGGAAACGACATCATCGGTAAATTCGGTTTGGGCTTCTACTCTGCTTTCATGGTTTCTAACCGTGTAGAAGTGGAATCTCTGTCGATGAACGCTGGCAGCACTCCAACAAAATGGGTATGCGAAGGCGAAACTGATTACACATTTGAAGCTTCTACTAAATCTGACGTAGGGACAAAAATCACTCTTCACATCAACGCTGAATCAGAAGAGTTCTTAAATGCATGGAAAGTTTCTTCAACGCTAAAAAAATTCTGTGATTTCATGCCCTATGAAATTTTCGTTAAAGATGCTGAAGCGAAAGAAGAATCTGCTCATCCTGGAGTTATTAACGAAACTCAGCCAATCTGGAAAAAAGACCCCTCTACTTTAAAAGATGAAGACTACAAAGAATTCTACCGCAAGCAATTCCCGATGGACGGAGAACCGCTGTTTTGGATTCACTTAAAAGTTGATCACCCGTTCACGTTAGATGGAGTTCTTTTCTTCCCTAAGTTAAACCCAAACAAACCTTTCAACGAATCAAACATTAAGCTTTACAATAAGCAGGTGTTCGTTTCTAACAATGTTAAAGACATCGTTCCTGAATTCCTTTCTCTTCTAAAAGGATCGATTGATTCAAGCGATATCCCACTAAACGTTTCGCGCTCATCTCTTCAAGGTGACCCGAACATTAAAAAAATCTCAAACTACGTTATTAAAAAAGTTGCTGAGAGCTTAAAGAAACTCTTCAACAACGACCGCGCCCGCTATGAAACGATCTGGGAAGACATCCAGCTTTTCCTAAAATACGGTGCGATCTCTGACAACAAATTCGATGAGATGATGAGAGACTTCGTTATCTTTAAAAACTCAGACAACAAGTACGTGACACTAAAAGAGTACACTGCCTCTATTCCTGAAGCCTACAAAACAAAGATGGAAGGAAAAGTCCTGTACTTTGAAAAAGGAAAATCTGACTACGCCCTAAGACGTGAGCTTCTTTCTCAGGGACTTCAGGCGCTGGAGACAGAATCATACATCGATCCACACTTCACTCAGCACGTGGAGTTCACAAAACTTGGGGATGCAACTTACAAGTTCGTTTCTGTGGATTCTGAAATCGCTTCTCTTCTTGAGCAGGACGCAACAACTGATTCAGACATAAAAGTGAAGGATCTCTTCACTGATATCCTGATCGGCAAAACAGAAAACAAAACAGAAGAGGAGGAAGATTTAGACTCACTTAACCACGGTGGATTAAAAGACATCGAGATCGTAAAAATTAAAAACTCAAAAGCTCCTGCTTACTTCAAAGTTGATGAGCAAATGAAGCGTATGAATCAGATGGCAAAAAATATGGGGAACGATTCAATGTTCCCGGTGAAAAAAACCCTGGTCATCAATCCGGGAAGTCCGTTAATTCAAAACGCTCTGAAGCTACATGAAAAAGGCAACGATGCCCTGGTGAAGAAAATCGCTCACCATGTAGAAGACCTTGCTCACATCTCTAGCGAAGGCCTAAAACACGAAGACCGTGAAGCCTTCGTGGCGCGCACGCAGGAATTGATGCAGGAGTTGACGAATCTCGCGCTCTAA
- a CDS encoding asparaginase domain-containing protein has protein sequence MPQKNNEKNAPKDVLLITTGGTIEKTYDEFDGSLENRGTSIKNRILSKLRLPYTNILVHPLLSKDSLYMDDADRKLICETISEDLKREAPIVVLHGTDTMALTAEYCFERIKNPAVPVVFTGAMIPMGFDDTDATQNVTEALLAARLLSPGFYISFHNQIFRVPHVQKNKEKRTFEEK, from the coding sequence ATGCCACAAAAAAATAATGAAAAAAATGCTCCTAAAGACGTCCTGCTTATTACAACGGGCGGCACTATTGAGAAAACATACGATGAATTCGATGGATCACTGGAAAATAGAGGGACTTCGATTAAAAACCGCATCCTTTCCAAGCTGCGTTTGCCGTACACAAATATTTTGGTTCATCCGCTTTTATCAAAAGATTCTCTTTATATGGACGACGCCGACAGGAAACTGATCTGTGAAACCATCTCAGAGGACCTAAAAAGAGAAGCTCCGATTGTCGTTTTACACGGAACAGACACCATGGCCTTAACGGCAGAATACTGTTTTGAAAGAATCAAAAATCCTGCGGTTCCCGTCGTTTTTACGGGAGCGATGATTCCCATGGGCTTTGATGATACAGATGCCACTCAAAATGTAACGGAAGCACTCCTGGCCGCAAGACTTTTATCGCCAGGATTTTATATTTCTTTTCACAATCAGATTTTTAGAGTGCCTCATGTGCAAAAGAATAAAGAAAAAAGAACATTTGAAGAAAAATAG
- a CDS encoding rhomboid family intramembrane serine protease: MNMQSQIYLPKLSLVNKALIILSSVLFILDFILARAGGIGLGSMLGLSAERVFHGHIYSLLTYPFLSNSIIEVILNCLMLWLMGSEFESNWGTKRYLSFILTTILGGALLYLLVVGIFFQNSVIFSFPLTGLSGIVGALCLAYAVIYPERIFSFLMLIPVKAKYFCMILVVISLYQGIASPTGVGAWGQLGAIASAYVFMIVISHRNFRALSDKMSQMTQVRSRPKSKAKLTIVKDDSEKPPKYWQ; the protein is encoded by the coding sequence ATGAACATGCAGTCTCAAATCTATCTTCCCAAACTTTCACTGGTCAATAAGGCCTTGATCATTTTATCAAGTGTGCTTTTTATCCTGGATTTTATCCTGGCAAGAGCTGGTGGAATTGGACTAGGAAGTATGCTTGGTCTTTCAGCAGAGAGAGTTTTTCACGGACACATCTATAGCCTTTTGACATATCCTTTTTTGTCTAACTCAATCATCGAAGTGATTTTAAATTGTTTAATGCTTTGGTTAATGGGTTCAGAGTTTGAATCAAACTGGGGAACAAAACGCTATTTAAGTTTTATTTTAACAACGATCTTAGGTGGAGCTCTTCTTTACCTTTTAGTTGTTGGAATCTTTTTCCAAAACAGTGTGATCTTTTCTTTCCCTCTGACAGGCCTTTCGGGAATTGTGGGGGCCCTGTGTTTGGCCTACGCTGTAATTTATCCGGAGCGCATTTTTTCTTTCCTGATGCTCATTCCGGTTAAAGCTAAATACTTCTGCATGATCCTGGTTGTGATCTCTCTTTATCAAGGTATCGCCAGCCCGACAGGTGTTGGAGCATGGGGTCAATTAGGGGCGATTGCTTCGGCCTATGTGTTTATGATTGTGATCTCTCACCGCAATTTCAGAGCCCTTTCAGATAAAATGAGCCAAATGACGCAGGTGAGATCTAGGCCTAAGAGCAAGGCAAAGCTGACAATTGTGAAAGATGACTCAGAGAAGCCGCCTAAGTATTGGCAATAG